A window from Terriglobus sp. TAA 43 encodes these proteins:
- a CDS encoding PadR family transcriptional regulator — MTTRERKEQLELMQGTLDLLILQTLAFGKVHGHAIARTIERRSDEVLQVGHGSLYPALQRLLKSGLIVAEDGVSENNRKARFYQLTAKGRKQLSAESSKWERLTTAIARVLSPVVEEKS; from the coding sequence ATGACGACTAGAGAGCGAAAAGAACAGCTTGAATTGATGCAGGGCACTCTGGACCTGCTGATCCTGCAGACGCTTGCCTTTGGCAAAGTGCACGGGCACGCGATCGCGCGCACGATCGAGCGGCGTTCGGACGAGGTACTGCAGGTTGGGCATGGATCGCTCTATCCGGCTCTGCAGCGATTACTGAAGTCGGGGCTGATCGTAGCTGAGGACGGCGTGTCTGAGAACAATCGCAAGGCACGGTTCTATCAGCTGACAGCCAAAGGACGAAAACAACTGTCGGCCGAGTCATCGAAGTGGGAACGACTAACGACCGCAATTGCGCGTGTTCTTTCTCCGGTCGTTGAAGAGAAATCTTAG
- a CDS encoding alpha/beta fold hydrolase: protein MKRLIVLAPSIGHTTIDFDPLLERLSDEPLWNEKPQILRYEHRVHLLSSKRADDLAEDLAQRIQTRWYTEGPFDEITLMGNSLGGILVRAAYLRGLGSAKNREEPQEWASRVHRIVLFAAFNRGVHLRWYERFSLFFLPWARLIRDIMIGSDFVTNVRLWWIRKLSTRDANPIVVQIRGTDDRRVERNDSLDVEGFLEGFEMTLEATHGSLLRFDRDDSGNDEKYSIFRQAILGDFKERNHGGRVLDASQSTYIVLHGIRDSNDNWVEKLSNLISSQFAGAKIIPPTYGRFSALQFLIPTLRRKKLRWFQDLYSSELAKNPKATFNFIGHSYGTYLFGYSISHLNGMVFKRVSLNGSVLPAQWDWDLHRSQVSELRNARAQKDFPVGVLCSALRGIHMRDVGTAGYTGFQIPFGQHSEVFYYRGGHGASVSKQARPDILAFLVSGTAGAAIQAEFVEEDEGFSRLSAGAWIIPPLLLLSYCVLCVGGASGVYVWKLGPIASLAQIFSWAFFGILSLIAFVLAVIAAIALAWI from the coding sequence ATGAAGCGTTTGATTGTCCTTGCCCCCAGCATCGGCCATACAACCATTGACTTTGACCCCCTGCTGGAACGCCTCAGCGATGAGCCGCTCTGGAACGAAAAACCACAGATATTGCGTTACGAACATCGGGTTCACCTGCTGAGCTCGAAGCGCGCCGATGACCTGGCTGAGGACCTCGCGCAGCGGATTCAAACGCGCTGGTACACGGAAGGCCCTTTTGACGAGATCACCTTGATGGGGAATAGCCTTGGAGGAATTCTTGTCCGCGCGGCGTACTTGCGTGGTTTGGGAAGTGCCAAGAATCGCGAAGAGCCTCAGGAGTGGGCTTCCCGGGTCCATCGCATCGTTCTATTTGCTGCCTTTAACCGAGGAGTACATCTTCGCTGGTATGAACGCTTTTCGCTCTTCTTCCTGCCCTGGGCGAGGCTTATTCGGGACATCATGATCGGCTCGGATTTCGTCACCAATGTTCGACTATGGTGGATTCGTAAGCTCAGTACGCGCGATGCGAATCCAATCGTCGTTCAGATTCGCGGTACCGACGATCGCCGCGTCGAGCGGAATGACAGCCTTGACGTGGAAGGTTTCCTCGAAGGCTTCGAGATGACACTGGAGGCGACGCACGGGAGCCTGTTGCGCTTCGATCGTGACGACTCAGGCAATGACGAAAAGTATTCAATCTTCCGGCAAGCAATCCTCGGTGACTTCAAAGAGCGGAATCATGGTGGGCGAGTGCTTGATGCGAGCCAGTCGACCTATATCGTTCTGCACGGTATCCGGGATAGCAATGACAATTGGGTTGAAAAATTGTCAAATCTGATCTCATCACAATTCGCCGGAGCCAAGATAATCCCGCCCACGTATGGGCGTTTCTCAGCGCTTCAGTTCCTGATTCCAACTCTCCGTCGAAAGAAGCTGCGTTGGTTTCAAGATCTATATAGCTCCGAGCTAGCGAAGAATCCGAAGGCAACCTTCAACTTCATCGGCCACAGCTACGGGACGTATCTGTTCGGATACAGCATCAGTCATCTCAACGGGATGGTGTTCAAGCGCGTATCACTGAACGGAAGCGTTCTGCCCGCGCAGTGGGACTGGGATCTGCACCGGAGCCAAGTTAGCGAGTTGCGAAACGCCAGGGCTCAGAAAGATTTCCCCGTAGGCGTCCTCTGCAGTGCCCTGCGCGGCATCCATATGCGGGACGTTGGCACAGCTGGCTATACGGGCTTCCAGATACCATTCGGTCAGCATTCAGAAGTCTTCTACTATCGCGGTGGTCATGGCGCGAGCGTATCGAAACAAGCACGACCGGATATCTTAGCTTTTCTGGTGAGCGGAACCGCAGGGGCGGCGATCCAAGCAGAATTTGTAGAAGAGGACGAGGGATTCAGCCGACTCTCTGCGGGCGCGTGGATCATTCCGCCGCTTTTGCTGCTCTCGTATTGTGTTCTTTGCGTGGGTGGAGCGTCCGGTGTCTATGTTTGGAAGCTTGGACCGATTGCGAGTCTGGCCCAGATATTCTCCTGGGCGTTCTTCGGCATCCTGAGCCTGATTGCCTTTGTTTTGGCTGTGATTGCTGCGATCGCACTTGCATGGATATAG